A DNA window from Mastacembelus armatus chromosome 11, fMasArm1.2, whole genome shotgun sequence contains the following coding sequences:
- the ndufs5 gene encoding NADH dehydrogenase [ubiquinone] iron-sulfur protein 5: MPFVDLQSRLGINLDQWLLVQSGTQPNNRAARCHAFEKEWIECAHGIGQTRAKKECQLEFEDFYECMHRQKTNKRLYAIRQQRDKMVKEGAYTPPPCHSGKTD; encoded by the exons ATGCCTTTTGTGGACCTGCAGTCGCGGCTCGGCATCAACCTGGACCAGTGGCTGCTGGTGCAGAGTGGGACTCAGCCCAACAATCGGGCGGCACGCTGTCACGCCTTTGAGAAGGAGTGGATAGAGTGTGCCCATGGCATCGGGCAGACCCGTGCCAAGAAGGAGTGCCAGCTGGAGTTTGAGGACTTCTATGAGTGCATGCACAGGCAGAAGACG AACAAGAGGCTGTATGCGATTCGTCAGCAGCGCGACAAGATGGTGAAGGAGGGAGCCTACACGCCACCACCCTGCCACTCAGGCAAGACTGACTAG
- the rnf19b gene encoding E3 ubiquitin-protein ligase RNF19B, whose protein sequence is MGSEKDSESPHSSLSGVPNPKCRTAGKRQSRISFHSLFHSKRGSRSTRGPKGGAATPLSHHHQHHHTQQPLPPALSSAPAAASATPTTITTAATTPQDAASSTLTKPLSSSQPSLGGAPSSGESNLLECPLCLVRQPADQLPELLGCSHRSCLCCLRQYLRIEITESRVQLSCPECAERLVPRQVADILDDAALLEKYEEFLLRRCLASDPDCRWCPAPDCGFAVIASGCASCPRLVCRREGCGAEFCYHCKQAWHPNQTCDSARQQRAQSLHTHSTHSPSYTQEQGPADDIKPCPRCGAYIIKMNDGSCNHMTCAVCGCEFCWLCMKEISDLHYLSPSGCTFWGKKPWSRKKKILWQLGTLIGAPVGITLIAGIAVPAMVIGIPVYVGRKIHAHYKLKKMSHHRRNLAITGGVALSIITAPVIAAVSVGIGVPIMLAYVYGVVPISLCRGGGCGVSRGKGRGVRIDFDEDDGPITVADAWRALKSPSLGESSLDGAVSGLSTTSPSEGLSVAPGNLGDTPHFNTLAGGALGTHTGKYSRLEVQAGELAKESAQRETGSLGAGSDCASTRGMAGSIISSYTLPDRECTNLEIQVDIETKPSHLCLTSEEDLTPPPGAAAMATASGGEEPQDCSSRRGGALSGSVLGLSPGVSIREGLRDVTLAQPESIRSDLEMSDTQSDDIAELTSDDCDSPHPKSCHPVASQQPQPSCRTLNPPTEGLHCPTDSNVILYV, encoded by the exons ATGGGATCAGAAAAGGACTCAGAGTCGCCTCATTCTTCACTGAGTGGCGTCCCCAACCCTAAGTGCCGCACGGCGGGCAAACGCCAGAGCCGCATCTCCTTTCATAGCCTTTTCCACAGCAAACGGGGCTCCCGGAGCACCAGGGGCCCCAAAGGAGGAGCGGCCACTCCTTTATCCCATCATCACCAACATCACCACACACAACAACCTCTCCCTCCTGCCTTGAGCTCAGCTCCTGCTGCAGCCTCTGCAACACCCACGACCATAACCACAGCCGCCACGACCCCCCAGGATGCTGCCTCCTCCACCCTAACAAAGCCACTCTCCTCCAGCCAACCGTCCCTGGGTGGGGCCCCTTCCTCTGGGGAGTCCAACCTTTTGGAGTGCCCCCTGTGCCTGGTGCGTCAGCCCGCCGACCAGCTCCCTGAGCTGCTGGGCTGCAGCCACCGCTCCTGCCTCTGCTGCCTGCGCCAGTACCTCCGCATCGAAATCACAGAGAGCAGAGTCCAGCTCAGCTGCCCCGAGTGCGCTGAGAGACTGGTCCCGCGGCAGGTTGCGGACATCTTGGATGATGCAGCCTTGCTGGAGAAGTATGAGGAGTTCTTGCTGCGGAGGTGCCTCGCCTCTGACCCCGACTGCCGATGGTGCCCAGCGCCTGACTGTGG GTTTGCCGTCATTGCCTCGGGCTGTGCCAGCTGTCCCAGGTTGGTTTGTCGCAGAGAAGGCTGCGGCGCTGAGTTTTGCTACCACTGCAAACAGGCCTGGCATCCCAACCAAACCTGCGACTCTGCCCGCCAACAGAGGGCACAATCCCTGCACACCCACAGCACCCACTCACCCAGCTACACTCAGGAGCAGGGACCGG CCGATGACATCAAGCCCTGCCCTCGCTGTGGCGCCTACATCATCAAGATGAATGATGGGAGCTGCAATCACATGACCTGTGCTGTCTGCGGCTGCGAGTTCTGTTGGCTTTGCATGAAGGAGATTTCTGACCTGCACTACCTCAG TCCATCTGGCTGTACGTTCTGGGGGAAGAAGCCTTggagcaggaagaagaagatTTTGTGGCAACTGGGTACTCTGATTGGAGCGCCAGTCGGCATCACCCTTATCGCAGGCATAGCTGTTCCAGCCATGGTCATTGGCATCCCTGTTTATGTTGGCCGCAAG atcCATGCCCACTACAAGCTGAAGAAGATGTCTCATCACAGGAGGAACCTGGCCATCACCGGAGGTGTGGCCCTGTCAATTATCACCGCCCCTGTCATCGCAGCTGTCAGCGTGG GTATTGGTGTGCCCATCATGTTGGCCTACGTCTACGGTGTGGTGCCTATTTCTCTGTGTCGAGGAGGAGGTTGTGGTGTCAGCAGGGGGAAGGGCCGAGGCGTGCGAATTGACTTTGATGAGGACGATGGACCAATCACAG TGGCAGACGCGTGGCGAGCCCTGAAGTCTCCGAGCCTCGGTGAGAGCAGCCTGGACGGGGCAGTCAGCGGTCTAAGCACCACCTCCCCCAGCGAGGGGCTCTCCGTCGCCCCTGGGAATCTGGGTGACACACCACACTTCAACACCTTGGCAGGAGGAGCACTGGGGACCCACACCGGCAAATACAGCAG GCTGGAGGTTCAAGCAGGGGAGTTGGCTAAAGAATCGGcccagagagagacaggcagccTGGGAGCAGGGAGTGACTGCGCCAGCACCCGAGGCATGGCCGGATCCATCATCTCCTCCTACACACTACCTGACAG GGAGTGCACCAACCTGGAGATCCAGGTGGACATTGAGACCAAACCCAGCCATCTCTGCCTAACCAGTGAAGAGGACCTGACTCCGCCCCCAGGCGCTGCTGCTATGGCAACTGCCTCCGGAGGGGAGGAGCCTCAGGACTGCAGCTCCAGAAGGGGCGGGGCTTTGTCTGGTTCAGTTCTGGGACTGTCACCGGGCGTGTCAATCAGGGAGGGGCTCAGAGACGTCACCTTGGCTCAGCCGGAGAGCATCCGCAGTGACCTGGAGATGTCTGACACTCAGTCAGACGACATCGCCGAGCTGACGTCTGACGACTGTGACTCGCCTCACCCAAAAAGCTGTCACCCGGTGGCCAGCCAGCAGCCGCAGCCCTCCTGCCGGACCCTGAACCCGCCCACCGAAGGCCTTCACTGTCCCACAGACAGCAACGTCATCCTCTATGTCTGA